A genome region from Nitrospira sp. includes the following:
- a CDS encoding response regulator: MAHRLRYFVLMVTYSEGSRAEGPTPAVLLVVEDDKDMRSLLCDELWGEGYHLREASNGEEGLAAVMRAAPDLIVTDLKMPDGGFEYVHRLRRCVPECPIIVMTAFGDAQTKDEALKNGATAYFDKPVRLSELKATVKQLLQHPGGRPADGLVH; the protein is encoded by the coding sequence ATGGCACATCGTTTGCGTTATTTTGTGCTCATGGTGACGTATTCTGAAGGATCGCGTGCGGAAGGGCCCACACCAGCGGTGTTGCTGGTGGTGGAGGATGACAAGGATATGCGGAGCCTGCTCTGCGATGAGTTGTGGGGAGAGGGCTATCACTTGCGTGAAGCGAGCAATGGTGAAGAAGGGCTGGCTGCGGTCATGCGGGCGGCCCCTGATTTGATCGTGACCGATTTAAAGATGCCGGATGGGGGTTTCGAATATGTCCATCGATTGAGGCGCTGTGTGCCTGAGTGCCCCATTATCGTGATGACTGCCTTTGGTGATGCCCAGACAAAAGACGAGGCGCTGAAAAACGGTGCCACGGCCTATTTCGACAAGCCGGTTCGGCTGTCGGAATTGAAAGCCACGGTGAAGCAACTGTTGCAGCATCCCGGAGGCCGACCGGCGGATGGACTGGTACATTGA
- a CDS encoding PAS domain S-box protein, with translation MHRLTLALGAIGVQSPHQKSPLRQYGVPLLLTIGIFALDLSAPTGIDLWLLYAIPVTLIAASSLGPVPRSCMGAVVLLALIGPLASSAESLPLLTWLNRLFGIGIMGIVAALIVGRRSSLLSPDTRSGLSDGTFATAQTERHRTEAADALATDARALAEEAEVGAALGERRVEAELHQDKLRFEGIVHSAMDAIVTVDDAHKIVLFNQAAEKMFQWGAEEVLGRPLDRLLPERFRSVHNEHIREFGRSGITARQMGALGMVTGVRANGEEFPIEAAISQIGTDGTRYYTVILRDMTERKRLEQELAEREALLRAIIETEPDCVKLLNLDGTVRTINAAGLAMLEATSSAEVVGRDMCFLVTAECRSRVREVVGQAGRGEVGRLEVQIVGLLGTPRWLDMHVVPLRSADGTVTAILGVTRDVTEWKKTETRLRQSEDRYRRLLAVLPDAILVNREDRIILINEQGLRLFGARSGEEILGKSLYDLAHPDYHELVGARIRHLLEPGNTVPEVEEKIVRLDGVSVDVAVRAARFQDEDGVGILVVLRDISMRKAAEQKLRESEERLQSLLGAMEDVIWSSSLDQSTMFYVSPSVREIYGRSTDAFWARPSLWLEVVHPDDRVIAEQARQALLTTGEFDVEYRIVRLDGDLRWLHDRGRIIKDAEGRPLRIDGIASDITERKRLQAQLRRTERVAELGTVASGMAHEIGTPMNVILGRAEYLMERTKEEPVRKGLQTIVSQVERITRVMNQLLAFARRRPIEHRALDLRRTIEDNLEIFQERLSHSRISVETSFADACPFVHADADQMSQVLINLVMNAIHAMPEGGVLKLALAPDRGMVRFTVADSGHGMSRDVIAKVFDPFFTTKEFGKGTGLGLTVVKGIIEEHSGTIEVESEPGQGTTFTICLPVDKS, from the coding sequence ATGCATCGTCTCACCCTCGCGCTGGGAGCCATCGGCGTGCAGTCCCCTCATCAGAAATCTCCCCTGCGCCAATACGGCGTTCCGCTGCTGCTGACGATCGGGATCTTCGCCCTGGATCTGTCGGCGCCCACCGGGATCGACCTGTGGTTGCTCTATGCGATTCCGGTGACTCTGATTGCCGCATCCTCCCTCGGGCCGGTGCCCCGCTCTTGTATGGGGGCGGTGGTGTTGCTGGCGCTCATCGGTCCTCTTGCGTCATCTGCCGAGTCCCTGCCGCTCCTCACATGGCTCAATCGTCTCTTCGGCATCGGGATCATGGGGATCGTGGCCGCGTTGATCGTCGGCCGTCGGTCTTCTCTTCTGAGCCCGGATACGAGATCCGGCCTGTCGGACGGGACGTTCGCGACGGCACAGACTGAGCGACATCGAACGGAGGCCGCCGACGCGCTGGCCACGGACGCGCGTGCCCTGGCTGAAGAAGCGGAGGTCGGTGCAGCGCTCGGAGAACGCCGTGTCGAAGCAGAACTGCATCAAGACAAGCTCCGTTTCGAAGGCATCGTGCACTCGGCGATGGATGCCATCGTGACGGTCGACGACGCGCACAAGATCGTGCTGTTCAACCAGGCGGCGGAAAAGATGTTTCAGTGGGGCGCCGAGGAAGTATTGGGACGGCCGCTGGATCGCTTGCTTCCCGAGCGTTTCCGTAGTGTCCATAATGAACACATCCGGGAGTTCGGCCGCTCCGGTATCACGGCGCGGCAAATGGGCGCGTTGGGCATGGTGACGGGGGTCCGGGCCAACGGGGAGGAATTTCCGATCGAAGCCGCGATCTCGCAGATCGGGACGGATGGGACGCGGTACTACACCGTCATCCTCCGTGATATGACCGAACGGAAACGGCTCGAACAGGAATTGGCGGAACGCGAGGCCCTCTTACGGGCGATCATCGAGACCGAGCCTGACTGTGTGAAACTGCTCAATCTGGATGGCACGGTCCGGACCATCAATGCGGCAGGGCTTGCCATGCTCGAGGCGACGAGCAGTGCCGAGGTCGTCGGCCGGGACATGTGTTTTCTGGTCACCGCCGAGTGTCGATCGCGCGTCCGTGAAGTGGTCGGTCAGGCCGGACGGGGAGAAGTGGGGCGATTGGAGGTTCAGATCGTCGGTCTCCTGGGGACTCCCCGGTGGCTGGATATGCACGTGGTGCCTCTGCGTTCAGCCGATGGCACTGTCACCGCGATCTTGGGAGTGACGCGCGATGTGACCGAGTGGAAAAAAACGGAAACGCGACTGCGCCAAAGCGAAGACCGGTATCGCCGGCTCCTGGCGGTCTTGCCGGATGCCATCCTGGTCAACCGTGAGGACCGGATCATTTTGATCAACGAACAGGGGCTTCGGTTGTTCGGAGCCCGGTCCGGAGAGGAGATCCTCGGAAAGTCGCTCTACGACTTGGCGCACCCCGACTACCACGAGTTGGTCGGTGCACGTATCCGGCATCTCCTGGAGCCAGGCAACACGGTGCCGGAAGTCGAGGAAAAGATTGTGCGGCTGGATGGGGTGAGTGTGGATGTGGCCGTCCGGGCCGCTCGGTTCCAAGACGAGGATGGGGTGGGGATACTGGTCGTCTTGCGGGACATTTCAATGCGCAAAGCGGCGGAGCAGAAGTTGCGGGAGAGCGAAGAGCGGCTTCAAAGTTTATTGGGGGCGATGGAGGATGTGATCTGGTCCTCGTCGCTGGATCAATCCACGATGTTTTATGTCAGTCCGTCCGTCAGGGAGATCTACGGCCGCTCCACCGACGCGTTTTGGGCCCGACCCTCGTTATGGCTGGAGGTCGTTCATCCTGATGATCGCGTGATTGCCGAACAGGCGCGACAGGCTCTTCTGACGACGGGTGAGTTCGATGTGGAGTATCGCATCGTCAGGCTCGACGGCGACCTGCGGTGGTTGCATGACCGCGGACGGATCATCAAGGATGCAGAGGGCCGTCCGTTGCGGATCGATGGCATTGCCAGTGACATCACGGAGCGGAAGCGCCTCCAAGCGCAACTGCGTCGGACGGAGCGAGTGGCTGAGCTTGGAACGGTGGCTTCCGGCATGGCGCACGAGATCGGCACGCCCATGAACGTGATTCTGGGCCGGGCCGAATACCTGATGGAGCGCACGAAGGAGGAGCCGGTCAGGAAGGGGCTCCAGACCATCGTCAGTCAGGTCGAGCGAATTACGCGGGTGATGAATCAGTTGCTGGCGTTTGCCCGTCGGCGTCCGATCGAACACCGTGCCTTGGACTTGCGCCGGACCATCGAGGACAACCTGGAAATTTTCCAAGAACGCCTGTCCCATAGCCGCATCAGCGTCGAAACCTCATTTGCCGACGCCTGCCCATTCGTGCACGCCGATGCCGATCAGATGAGCCAGGTCCTGATCAATCTGGTGATGAATGCGATTCATGCGATGCCTGAGGGAGGGGTCCTGAAGCTGGCATTGGCGCCGGACCGTGGGATGGTCCGGTTTACGGTGGCGGACAGCGGTCACGGGATGTCCCGCGACGTGATTGCCAAGGTGTTCGACCCGTTTTTCACCACCAAGGAGTTCGGAAAGGGAACCGGCTTGGGTCTGACGGTGGTGAAGGGCATCATTGAGGAGCACAGCGGTACGATCGAGGTGGAGAGTGAGCCTGGACAGGGCACGACCTTCACCATATGCCTGCCGGTCGATAAGAGCTGA
- a CDS encoding sigma-54 dependent transcriptional regulator: MTEEWGAVLVVDDDAEMRSLLCDVLQGRGHQCTGVGSGDEALQQLSEEDYAVVLTDLRMKGMLGTELLAEVKHRYSDIGVILMTAFGSVETAVEAMRHGASDYLTKPVKTEELVRVVERAIREAALRREVSRLRKEVHKEYSFHQILGKSKPMQAVFDLIRRVADSPTNVLITGESGTGKELVAKAIHYNSDRRDAPFVPVNCAAIPEQLLESELFGHMRGSFTDAKMDKRGLFEEAQKGTLFLDEISELPLMLQAKLLRAIQEREIRRVGATKSIPVDVRIIAATNLNLAEEVKHKRFREDFYYRLNVIELRLPPLRERREDIPILVDAFLKKCAGSRGKQVKGLSESALAMLADYAWPGNVRELENVIERAVTLSHGDVIGADDLPVQVQGSRGDRRILDEAAEHTLPLHEVEKEYIVKILEKTGGNKYQAAHVLGIDRKTLYRKLAEIEGKPHSDA, translated from the coding sequence ATGACTGAAGAATGGGGCGCGGTATTGGTGGTCGACGATGATGCGGAGATGCGCAGCCTGCTGTGCGATGTCTTGCAGGGCCGTGGGCATCAGTGCACAGGGGTCGGGAGCGGCGACGAGGCGCTTCAGCAGCTGAGCGAGGAAGATTATGCCGTGGTCCTCACCGATCTCCGGATGAAAGGCATGCTGGGCACCGAGCTGCTGGCGGAAGTGAAACATCGGTATTCCGATATCGGCGTGATCTTGATGACGGCCTTTGGATCTGTGGAAACGGCGGTGGAGGCGATGCGGCATGGCGCCAGCGACTATCTGACCAAACCGGTGAAAACCGAGGAACTGGTGCGGGTGGTCGAGCGCGCGATTCGGGAGGCAGCACTCCGACGGGAAGTTAGCCGCCTACGAAAAGAGGTCCACAAGGAGTACAGCTTCCATCAGATTCTCGGCAAGAGCAAGCCGATGCAAGCGGTCTTTGATCTCATTCGACGCGTGGCCGACAGCCCGACCAACGTGTTGATCACCGGCGAGAGCGGGACGGGAAAAGAACTGGTCGCCAAGGCCATTCATTACAATAGCGACCGGCGGGATGCTCCGTTTGTCCCGGTCAACTGCGCGGCCATCCCAGAACAGCTGCTGGAAAGCGAACTCTTCGGGCACATGCGCGGTTCGTTTACAGATGCCAAGATGGACAAGCGCGGGCTCTTTGAAGAGGCTCAGAAGGGCACGTTGTTTCTGGATGAAATCAGTGAACTGCCGCTCATGCTTCAGGCCAAACTCCTGCGCGCGATTCAGGAACGAGAGATCCGCCGCGTGGGGGCGACCAAATCCATTCCTGTGGACGTGCGCATCATCGCCGCCACGAACTTGAACCTCGCCGAGGAAGTGAAGCACAAGCGGTTCCGTGAAGACTTCTACTACCGACTCAATGTCATTGAGTTGCGGCTTCCGCCGCTACGGGAACGTCGGGAGGATATTCCGATCCTGGTGGATGCGTTTTTGAAGAAGTGCGCCGGCAGCAGAGGCAAGCAGGTCAAGGGACTCAGCGAATCCGCGCTCGCCATGTTGGCCGATTATGCCTGGCCGGGGAATGTGCGGGAGTTGGAGAACGTGATAGAGCGGGCCGTGACCCTGAGCCACGGGGACGTGATCGGTGCAGACGATTTGCCGGTGCAGGTGCAAGGTTCGCGCGGCGATCGCCGGATTCTCGATGAAGCCGCGGAGCACACCCTGCCGCTGCACGAGGTGGAGAAAGAGTACATCGTGAAAATTTTGGAAAAGACGGGCGGCAATAAGTATCAGGCCGCACATGTCCTGGGTATCGATCGAAAGACCCTGTACCGGAAACTCGCTGAGATCGAAGGCAAACCACACTCAGACGCGTAG
- the lipA gene encoding lipoyl synthase codes for MSVIHIDPRPTVDGTQPSASHPRRLPPWFKVKLQTGPDYHDIRTTMDRLNLHTICEEARCPNMWECWNARTATFLILGDICTRRCHYCSVATGRPHEVDGEEPLRVAEAVQALNLRHAVITSVNRDELDDGGASVFAETIQHIRRLIPSCTIEVLIPDFEGNAAALALVAAEKPDILNHNIETVRRLFPSIRPQGKYQRSIELLGRAKQMGMTTKSGLIVGMGETTEEARDVMRDLRAVDCDIMTIGQYLQPTKEHLPVARFYHPDEFAALKAEGLALGFRHVESGPLVRSSYHAEQQVAGY; via the coding sequence ATGAGCGTCATACACATCGATCCCAGGCCGACGGTTGACGGGACCCAGCCATCAGCGTCTCACCCTCGCCGCCTACCGCCTTGGTTCAAGGTAAAGCTTCAGACCGGCCCGGATTATCACGATATTCGCACAACCATGGATCGGCTCAACCTGCACACGATTTGTGAAGAGGCCCGTTGTCCGAACATGTGGGAATGCTGGAACGCCCGCACGGCGACCTTTTTGATTCTCGGCGATATCTGCACGCGGAGATGCCACTACTGCTCGGTTGCCACCGGTCGGCCGCATGAGGTCGATGGCGAGGAGCCGTTACGGGTCGCGGAGGCCGTCCAGGCTCTCAACTTGAGACACGCCGTGATTACGTCGGTGAACCGCGATGAATTGGACGACGGCGGCGCGTCGGTCTTTGCCGAGACGATTCAGCATATCCGGCGGTTGATTCCCAGTTGCACCATTGAGGTGCTTATTCCGGATTTTGAAGGCAATGCAGCCGCGCTGGCCCTGGTCGCCGCAGAGAAACCGGACATTTTGAATCACAACATCGAAACGGTGCGGCGCTTGTTCCCATCGATCCGGCCGCAGGGGAAATATCAGCGGTCGATCGAGCTGCTGGGCCGGGCGAAACAGATGGGGATGACGACGAAGTCGGGATTGATCGTCGGTATGGGCGAAACGACGGAGGAGGCTCGCGATGTGATGCGCGACCTGCGCGCGGTCGACTGCGACATCATGACCATCGGTCAATATCTGCAACCTACCAAAGAACATCTTCCCGTAGCCCGCTTCTACCACCCGGACGAATTCGCCGCCTTGAAAGCGGAAGGCCTCGCCCTCGGGTTTCGTCACGTCGAATCGGGGCCGTTAGTCCGCAGTTCCTACCACGCGGAACAGCAGGTTGCCGGATACTGA
- a CDS encoding dihydrolipoamide acetyltransferase family protein, producing MASRVVMPKLTDTMEEGVLLAWKKREGEPVHAGEVIAEIETDKAVMDLEAFAPGILRKILVRDGETVQSGTLIAVIAEADEDITSALSDGVTAAPSIGNGAKTGAAPGAVSAPATAARPDGARPFASPRAKALASERGIDLTTLTGTGPGGRIIEEDVIQASALPAQALPAGTDQPLSQMRKAIARATVQSKAPVPHFYLTVEIDMEQAEQVRGQFKQSRQTHPSITDLLIKASALALRRHPEINVSFAGDAIRRYEQIDIGVAVGMEDGLITPVIRDCGAKTLAEISAETKTLIDRARQKRLQPQEYTGATFAISNLGMFDVDTFIALLMPPQAAAIAVGAIRDVPVVTKGTVTVGRRMKVTLSCDHRALDGLMGAQFLKEFKRVLEHPQELVAPVVEP from the coding sequence ATGGCTAGTCGTGTGGTCATGCCCAAATTGACGGATACGATGGAAGAGGGTGTGTTGCTGGCCTGGAAGAAGCGCGAAGGTGAGCCGGTGCATGCGGGCGAAGTGATCGCCGAGATCGAAACCGATAAGGCGGTCATGGATCTGGAAGCGTTTGCCCCCGGTATCCTGCGCAAGATTCTCGTGCGAGACGGTGAAACGGTGCAGTCCGGCACGTTGATCGCGGTCATCGCCGAGGCGGATGAAGACATTACCTCGGCCTTGTCCGACGGCGTGACGGCCGCGCCATCGATCGGCAATGGTGCGAAGACCGGTGCCGCGCCAGGAGCGGTCTCTGCCCCAGCTACAGCGGCTCGTCCGGATGGCGCGCGCCCATTTGCTTCGCCGCGGGCCAAGGCGCTGGCATCTGAACGGGGTATCGATCTCACTACCCTCACCGGCACCGGCCCGGGCGGGCGAATTATTGAAGAAGATGTGATCCAGGCCTCGGCTCTACCCGCGCAGGCATTGCCTGCCGGTACCGATCAGCCCTTGAGCCAGATGCGAAAAGCCATCGCAAGGGCGACGGTGCAGAGCAAGGCGCCGGTTCCCCATTTTTATCTGACCGTCGAAATCGACATGGAGCAGGCGGAGCAGGTTCGCGGCCAATTCAAACAGAGCCGTCAGACCCATCCGTCCATTACCGATCTGCTCATCAAGGCATCGGCGCTGGCGTTGCGTCGGCACCCGGAGATCAACGTTTCCTTTGCCGGTGACGCGATCAGACGGTACGAACAGATTGATATCGGGGTCGCGGTCGGCATGGAAGACGGTCTGATCACGCCGGTGATTCGAGACTGCGGCGCAAAAACGCTGGCCGAGATTTCTGCGGAGACCAAAACGTTGATCGATCGGGCCAGGCAAAAGCGCTTGCAGCCGCAGGAATATACAGGGGCGACCTTTGCCATCTCCAACCTGGGGATGTTCGACGTGGATACCTTTATCGCGCTGCTCATGCCGCCGCAGGCCGCGGCGATCGCCGTGGGGGCGATTCGGGATGTGCCGGTCGTGACCAAAGGGACCGTGACCGTCGGGCGGCGCATGAAGGTCACCTTGTCGTGCGATCACCGGGCGCTCGATGGCTTGATGGGTGCGCAGTTCCTGAAGGAGTTCAAACGTGTGCTGGAGCATCCGCAGGAACTGGTGGCGCCGGTGGTGGAACCATGA
- a CDS encoding pyruvate dehydrogenase complex E1 component subunit beta, giving the protein MLLSYREALNQAMREEMRRDPRIFLIGEEVGYYQGAFKVTKGFVEEFGPQRVVDTPITEAGFTGLAIGAAMAGLQPIVELMTMNFGIVALDQIVNNAAKIRYMSGGQLSVPIVIRGPGSAAHQLGAQHSQSLEAWFCHVPGLKVVAPSTPQDAKGLLKSAIRDQNPVIFIEAQLLYGTKGEVAEGEYTIPLGQAEVKRAGDDVTLVAYSKMLLVALEAAEQLSRDGLNVEVIDPRTLKPLDLDTIVTSVKKTGRLVIVEEGWRFCGLGAQIADSIYTAAFDYLDGPIVRVTGEEVPMPYSRPLEDAAIPDVPRVVAAVKSVCGAA; this is encoded by the coding sequence ATGCTGTTGTCCTATCGAGAAGCCCTCAACCAGGCCATGCGAGAAGAAATGCGCCGCGATCCGCGCATCTTTTTGATCGGCGAAGAAGTGGGCTATTACCAAGGCGCGTTCAAGGTGACCAAGGGGTTCGTCGAGGAGTTCGGCCCGCAGCGGGTGGTCGATACGCCGATCACCGAAGCGGGCTTTACCGGTTTAGCCATCGGGGCTGCCATGGCGGGATTGCAGCCGATCGTCGAGCTGATGACCATGAATTTCGGCATCGTGGCGCTGGATCAGATCGTGAATAACGCCGCCAAAATCCGCTATATGTCGGGCGGTCAACTGTCCGTTCCCATCGTGATCCGCGGTCCCGGCAGTGCCGCGCATCAACTGGGGGCGCAACATTCCCAAAGCCTGGAAGCCTGGTTCTGTCACGTGCCGGGCTTGAAGGTGGTCGCGCCGTCGACACCTCAGGATGCGAAGGGGTTGCTGAAGAGCGCGATCCGTGATCAGAATCCCGTGATCTTTATTGAGGCACAACTGTTGTACGGCACGAAGGGCGAAGTGGCGGAAGGGGAGTACACGATTCCGCTCGGTCAGGCCGAGGTCAAGCGGGCGGGGGACGATGTGACCCTCGTGGCCTACTCCAAGATGTTGCTGGTGGCGCTGGAGGCAGCGGAGCAGCTGAGTCGTGACGGGCTCAACGTCGAGGTGATCGACCCGCGCACGCTCAAACCCTTGGATCTCGACACGATCGTGACCTCGGTCAAGAAAACCGGGCGCCTGGTGATCGTCGAGGAAGGATGGCGCTTTTGCGGGCTGGGCGCGCAGATTGCCGACAGTATCTACACGGCGGCGTTCGACTACCTGGATGGCCCCATTGTCCGTGTGACCGGTGAGGAGGTGCCGATGCCCTACAGCCGCCCGCTGGAAGACGCTGCCATTCCGGATGTGCCGCGCGTGGTCGCTGCCGTCAAATCAGTCTGTGGTGCAGCATGA
- the pdhA gene encoding pyruvate dehydrogenase (acetyl-transferring) E1 component subunit alpha, whose product MDRDDLLSLYRQMLLIRRFEEKSAEMYALAKIAGFLHLYIGEEAIAVGAIAALRPEDYAISAYRDHGHCLARGSDPGKVMAELFGKATGLCQGKGGSMHLVDLAHRFMGGYAIVGGHIPLATGLAFATKYQKQDLVTVCFFGEGAVPSGQAHEAFNLAALWKLPVIFICENNRYGMGTPVHRAVALYENVAEAARSYGIKAERVDGMDVLAMRALMRTVVDQVRAGQGPFFIEAMTYRFMGHSMADPSHGHYRSKDEVEEHRKRDPLVLLKQQILDQALCVEADFKPLEQEVGEIVAAAVKFADESPFPDPATLHDDVMAED is encoded by the coding sequence ATGGACAGAGACGATCTCCTCTCGCTCTATCGCCAGATGTTGCTGATTCGCCGATTTGAAGAAAAGTCGGCGGAGATGTATGCGCTCGCCAAGATCGCCGGGTTTCTCCATCTCTATATCGGCGAAGAAGCCATTGCCGTCGGGGCGATCGCCGCGCTGCGGCCGGAGGATTATGCGATCAGTGCCTATCGCGACCACGGACATTGTCTGGCTCGCGGCTCTGATCCGGGCAAGGTGATGGCTGAACTCTTCGGGAAAGCGACCGGATTGTGCCAGGGCAAGGGCGGCTCCATGCATCTGGTGGATCTTGCGCACCGTTTCATGGGCGGCTATGCCATTGTCGGCGGGCACATTCCATTGGCCACAGGGTTGGCCTTCGCGACGAAATATCAGAAGCAGGACCTGGTGACCGTCTGTTTCTTCGGGGAAGGCGCGGTGCCCAGCGGCCAGGCGCATGAAGCCTTCAATCTGGCGGCCTTGTGGAAACTTCCTGTGATCTTCATCTGTGAAAATAATCGATACGGGATGGGCACGCCGGTGCATCGGGCGGTGGCGTTGTACGAGAACGTGGCGGAGGCCGCGCGTTCCTACGGCATCAAGGCCGAACGTGTGGACGGCATGGATGTGCTCGCGATGCGGGCGTTGATGCGGACCGTGGTGGATCAGGTGCGTGCCGGGCAGGGGCCGTTTTTTATCGAGGCGATGACCTATCGCTTCATGGGCCACTCAATGGCCGATCCTTCGCACGGCCATTACCGGAGCAAGGATGAAGTCGAGGAACATCGCAAACGGGATCCCCTGGTGCTGTTGAAACAGCAGATCCTGGATCAGGCGCTCTGCGTGGAAGCCGACTTCAAACCGCTTGAGCAGGAGGTCGGTGAGATCGTCGCGGCGGCGGTGAAATTCGCCGACGAGAGCCCGTTTCCCGATCCCGCCACGCTCCATGACGATGTGATGGCGGAGGACTAG
- a CDS encoding Maf family protein, whose translation MRLILASTSPRRQELLTLLGLPFDVVAPPFVERVMPNVSAEQQVIEFATGKARSCVKHCPAALILGSDTLISLGSDVLGKPVDLADAASMLRRMAGQRHKIFTAVALVGSETESCEVQTATVLVTMKPLNEEALAAYLRTEDSLGKAGAYSIQGGGAELIERIEGDYTAAVGFPLRIVAEMLSRRGMACPIDINQLYARKPYPNWARFNS comes from the coding sequence ATGCGATTGATTCTCGCCTCCACCTCGCCGAGACGGCAGGAATTGTTGACGCTCCTGGGATTGCCCTTCGACGTTGTTGCCCCGCCGTTTGTCGAGCGGGTGATGCCGAATGTGTCTGCCGAGCAGCAGGTGATCGAATTTGCCACGGGCAAGGCCCGATCCTGCGTGAAGCACTGTCCCGCTGCGCTCATTCTCGGCAGTGACACCCTGATCAGCCTTGGATCGGACGTGTTGGGGAAGCCGGTCGATCTAGCCGATGCTGCCTCCATGCTCCGGCGTATGGCCGGACAGCGACACAAGATTTTCACGGCCGTTGCGCTGGTAGGCTCTGAGACGGAATCGTGCGAGGTTCAGACCGCTACGGTGCTGGTCACGATGAAACCCTTGAATGAAGAGGCGTTGGCCGCCTACCTACGGACTGAGGATAGTCTGGGCAAGGCCGGCGCTTATTCTATTCAGGGCGGAGGTGCTGAGCTGATTGAGCGGATTGAGGGCGATTATACGGCGGCGGTAGGCTTCCCGCTTCGGATAGTCGCTGAGATGCTGTCCCGACGTGGCATGGCCTGTCCGATCGATATCAATCAACTCTATGCTCGCAAGCCCTACCCCAACTGGGCTCGGTTCAATTCCTAG
- a CDS encoding tRNA-dihydrouridine synthase: MSIWSTLPQPILGLAPMDGVTDAAFRRVVASQGRPDITFTEFTNVNEICRGPDHLLESLIYSEAERPIVAQLYGKDPDQFYRAAQVVCELGFDGLDINMGCPSKSVAASGSGAALIKTPDLAHAILRAAQQGLEDWAAGQSIHSQGFKPSRIEFIHTLNHRRSGVPVVQRRLLPLSIKTRLGFDCVVVERWVEHLLAARPAAITVHGRTLQQMYRGTADWSAIAEAAKLARGTGTLMLGNGDLTTLVEAIRRAAESKVQGVLVGRGTLGSPWFFREKEQARRAFSEQDDLSTLPATAWEPSVSVSHRMQVMLDHARQYEAIAGLERFRSIRKHLGWYCKGFPHAAAMRGKMFGASNVQDVEQIVAEFCQDLMQAEHDASVPTSLVTQVPSISTV; encoded by the coding sequence ATGAGTATCTGGTCGACGCTGCCACAGCCTATTCTCGGATTGGCGCCGATGGATGGAGTGACCGATGCCGCCTTCCGGCGCGTGGTGGCGTCGCAGGGGCGGCCCGACATCACCTTCACCGAGTTTACCAACGTCAATGAGATTTGTCGTGGACCGGACCATCTGCTGGAGTCGTTGATTTACAGCGAGGCGGAACGGCCGATTGTCGCGCAGCTCTACGGCAAGGATCCGGATCAGTTTTATCGCGCCGCGCAGGTGGTCTGCGAACTTGGCTTTGATGGGCTCGATATCAATATGGGTTGCCCGTCGAAAAGTGTGGCGGCGTCAGGATCCGGCGCCGCGTTGATCAAGACACCCGATCTGGCCCATGCCATCTTGCGGGCTGCTCAGCAGGGGTTAGAGGATTGGGCTGCCGGTCAGTCCATCCACAGCCAGGGGTTTAAACCCTCACGCATCGAATTTATTCATACGCTGAACCATCGCCGTTCCGGCGTGCCGGTCGTTCAGCGTCGGCTCCTGCCGTTGTCCATCAAGACCAGGCTGGGGTTTGATTGCGTTGTGGTTGAGCGCTGGGTCGAACATTTATTGGCGGCTCGCCCTGCGGCTATCACCGTGCATGGCCGAACCCTCCAGCAGATGTACCGGGGGACGGCTGACTGGTCGGCCATCGCCGAAGCCGCCAAGCTGGCCCGTGGTACCGGCACGCTGATGCTGGGAAACGGAGATCTCACGACGTTAGTCGAGGCGATTCGACGCGCGGCCGAGAGCAAGGTGCAGGGCGTATTGGTCGGGCGAGGCACCTTGGGGTCGCCCTGGTTCTTTCGCGAAAAAGAGCAGGCCCGGCGGGCGTTCAGCGAGCAGGATGATTTGTCCACCTTGCCTGCCACGGCGTGGGAGCCATCGGTCTCAGTAAGCCATCGCATGCAGGTCATGCTCGATCATGCCAGGCAGTATGAGGCGATTGCCGGACTGGAACGGTTTCGGTCCATTCGTAAACATCTGGGTTGGTACTGCAAAGGATTCCCCCATGCCGCGGCGATGCGCGGCAAGATGTTCGGGGCGTCCAACGTACAGGATGTCGAGCAGATCGTCGCCGAGTTTTGTCAGGACCTCATGCAGGCGGAGCACGACGCGTCTGTTCCCACTTCGCTCGTGACGCAGGTACCGTCTATCTCCACGGTGTAA